One genomic region from Knoellia sp. p5-6-4 encodes:
- a CDS encoding sugar ABC transporter permease has translation MPDQQSGVVAAGAPAATTAGGADRAGTPAGGGGSRTRTPSKARGDRASLGSALLWLGPALLLIAGVVVYPAIELVRASMSEFSITGLRLGDAGWTNYSAVLDHPMLGTVLTNTVVWVVAVVALTVVISLGVAQFLTKEFRGRKLVRWAIIVPWAASVVITAKTFVMIYDFYYGTANLLLSKVGLGPVDFLGSDAWIMPSMVLVGVFVSIPFTAYVFVAGLNAIPTEVYEAARVDGASPFQTWWRITLPLLRPALLVAAVLNIINVFNSFPIIYTLNDRNPGFAHDTTITFMYKLAFKSAEKDVGMSAAAGVFNVLLILVVVMVYLRFTRWREETA, from the coding sequence GTGCCTGACCAGCAGTCTGGTGTGGTGGCCGCGGGTGCGCCCGCGGCCACCACCGCGGGTGGCGCCGACCGAGCAGGAACGCCGGCGGGCGGCGGAGGCTCCCGGACCCGCACCCCGAGCAAGGCCCGAGGCGACCGGGCGTCCCTCGGCTCGGCACTGCTGTGGCTCGGCCCGGCGCTGCTGCTCATCGCCGGCGTCGTGGTGTACCCGGCCATCGAGCTGGTGCGGGCGTCGATGAGCGAGTTCTCGATCACCGGCCTGCGCCTCGGCGACGCGGGCTGGACCAACTACAGCGCTGTGCTCGACCACCCGATGCTGGGCACGGTGCTGACCAACACCGTCGTGTGGGTCGTCGCCGTGGTCGCCCTGACCGTCGTCATCAGCCTCGGCGTCGCCCAGTTCCTCACCAAGGAGTTCCGCGGCCGCAAGCTGGTGCGCTGGGCGATCATCGTGCCCTGGGCGGCCTCGGTGGTCATCACGGCCAAGACGTTCGTGATGATCTACGACTTCTACTACGGCACCGCCAACCTGCTGCTCTCGAAGGTCGGGCTGGGTCCCGTCGACTTCCTCGGCAGTGACGCCTGGATCATGCCCTCGATGGTCCTCGTCGGGGTGTTCGTGTCCATCCCGTTCACGGCCTACGTGTTCGTGGCCGGCCTCAACGCCATCCCCACCGAGGTCTACGAGGCGGCCCGCGTCGACGGCGCCAGCCCGTTCCAGACCTGGTGGCGGATCACCCTGCCGCTGCTGCGCCCCGCGCTGCTCGTGGCCGCGGTGCTCAACATCATCAACGTCTTCAACTCGTTCCCGATCATCTACACGCTCAACGACCGCAACCCCGGCTTCGCGCACGACACGACGATCACCTTCATGTACAAGCTGGCGTTCAAGAGCGCCGAGAAGGACGTGGGCATGTCGGCCGCCGCGGGCGTCTTCAACGTGCTGCTGATCCTGGTCGTCGTCATGGTCTACCTGAGGTTCACGAGATGGCGGGAGGAGACGGCATGA